A single genomic interval of Terriglobales bacterium harbors:
- a CDS encoding SUMF1/EgtB/PvdO family nonheme iron enzyme, with protein MPVNPGSVLVLVCPQCGKKYKGDPSKPDARYECPVDQSTLIRLDLQAIAAVRQARSEANRPQPAQREVTDAAKPDTDGVGFSQDDVPTQSPTQPYTQSFNDQDATRLLTSTENDQATVKIPPPEASRDARQGQEKITRELTMSYGETSTETPTKDFSSMAIPEQKLQTQPQPAQSSSISPTASGFVPMTMPTGTELLNGFEQRRSVVAALERMGGTDPETGRLIPVYKYEMKSKLGQGGMGEVHKVLDRDLRREVAMKMLRPRDSSTVGEDEMLRFIKEAQATGRLEHPNIVPVHDLGIDAEARIYFTLKYVKGLSLKEVIRGRRDNKQLEDGRKFRDVWSARQMIEILISICNAMAYAHSKDILHRDLKPDNIMLGKFGEVLVMDWGLAKILSTRVAAKADSKEQEAFLDLTMRASLDSSMTMEGAVAGTPAYMAPEQAAGRISELDERTDVYSMGAILYEILSSEPPYKGGTALEVVRKVNQDPPAPLQTGTHGFKPIPRELKAICEKSMARNPGERYASAQDMRNDLQAYLEDQPVSCCPDTPLVRSIKWIKRNRNRVTASATTAAAVLAVVLLAWFGYKQYRVHQLLSSAQSQMDEGKTRYNAYKNSILKLSPDDPYRLTMQASAQADLANVYREKLQGAVEDATKALDVSPGNKSARSFLAEGYMELWRLALAQNNDELMSVYGGEVLRYAPNPEDYSKELDGLGDLELTVSPEDAEVYLFRFETLRSTDQQGNALPPRLIPVPFNLQTLTSDAAFLLAEQNRAKSGEAVIKGTHSIFRLDPSTGSRLGSGKISVPGLPPGSYMLLATALNYGETRVPFKMPRLGTVNRHIDMPLSREILPGFFFVAGGDVWVGGDSANALPRQKKTIAPFLMYHDEISMGDYAQFLKSIGGAAKSHLPRDFGKPLAVLTSSGLAPANGSDATQFAKSPVRGISYNDVMAYIEWRSKRDAVTYRLPTEIEWEGTCRGPDGRKYSWGNQPGRGLAIVTQGYGDSGANMSWKWEDYKDESPYGVHNLAGGVAEWTSSLYDEKAKSTDPVYGQRAIRGNAWSLPPTGLECAFRTSGQPDYFHPTIGFRLAADWPVKRTGAPQAPPDETESHDHETATATPKPSPTPTPRSKIDEALHKLGLDK; from the coding sequence ATGCCCGTAAACCCCGGTTCAGTGCTGGTGTTGGTCTGCCCCCAGTGCGGCAAAAAATACAAAGGCGACCCGAGTAAGCCGGACGCACGTTATGAGTGCCCGGTTGATCAATCCACGCTGATCCGTTTGGATCTGCAGGCGATCGCAGCGGTGCGGCAAGCACGGTCAGAAGCCAACAGGCCCCAACCGGCACAACGGGAAGTTACTGATGCCGCCAAGCCGGATACTGATGGCGTTGGTTTTTCGCAAGACGATGTCCCCACGCAATCCCCCACACAGCCCTACACACAGTCCTTTAACGATCAGGATGCCACTCGTCTGCTCACTAGCACAGAAAATGATCAGGCCACTGTAAAAATTCCGCCTCCGGAAGCCAGCCGCGATGCTCGCCAAGGACAGGAGAAGATAACGCGAGAGCTCACCATGTCTTACGGGGAAACGTCCACAGAAACTCCCACCAAGGACTTTTCCAGCATGGCCATTCCGGAACAAAAGCTACAAACACAACCCCAGCCCGCACAATCCTCAAGCATCTCGCCTACCGCTTCCGGTTTTGTTCCGATGACCATGCCTACGGGCACAGAACTATTAAACGGATTCGAGCAGCGGCGCTCTGTCGTCGCTGCCCTCGAGCGCATGGGCGGTACTGATCCCGAAACCGGCCGGCTTATCCCGGTTTACAAATATGAGATGAAAAGCAAGCTCGGCCAGGGAGGCATGGGAGAGGTCCACAAAGTTCTTGACCGCGACCTTCGCCGCGAAGTAGCCATGAAGATGTTGCGCCCGCGAGACAGCAGCACGGTGGGGGAGGACGAAATGCTGCGCTTCATCAAGGAAGCGCAGGCCACAGGGCGCCTGGAGCATCCTAATATCGTCCCGGTGCACGATCTGGGAATTGATGCTGAAGCCCGCATTTATTTCACCCTGAAATATGTTAAAGGCCTGTCCCTCAAAGAAGTAATCCGCGGACGCCGCGATAACAAACAACTCGAAGACGGCCGCAAGTTCCGTGACGTATGGAGCGCGCGGCAGATGATTGAAATTTTGATCAGCATCTGCAACGCCATGGCCTACGCCCACAGCAAAGATATTCTTCACCGCGACCTTAAACCCGACAACATCATGCTGGGTAAATTCGGTGAAGTGCTGGTCATGGATTGGGGACTGGCTAAAATCCTGAGCACGCGCGTTGCCGCCAAAGCCGATTCCAAGGAACAGGAAGCATTCCTGGACCTCACCATGCGCGCCAGCCTGGACAGCAGCATGACCATGGAAGGCGCAGTCGCGGGTACGCCTGCCTACATGGCCCCGGAGCAGGCTGCTGGCAGAATCAGCGAACTTGACGAGCGCACGGATGTCTATTCCATGGGGGCAATACTCTACGAGATCCTTTCCAGCGAACCGCCGTATAAAGGCGGTACTGCGTTGGAGGTAGTGCGCAAGGTCAACCAGGACCCGCCGGCGCCGTTACAGACCGGGACGCACGGTTTTAAGCCCATTCCGCGTGAGCTCAAGGCGATTTGCGAAAAATCCATGGCACGCAATCCCGGCGAGCGCTATGCCTCAGCCCAGGACATGCGCAATGACCTGCAGGCATATTTGGAAGATCAACCAGTTTCCTGCTGTCCCGATACGCCGCTGGTACGGTCCATCAAATGGATCAAGCGCAATCGCAACCGGGTGACCGCCAGCGCTACCACAGCGGCTGCGGTACTGGCCGTCGTTCTTCTTGCCTGGTTTGGATACAAGCAATACCGGGTACACCAACTCCTGAGCTCTGCCCAATCTCAGATGGATGAGGGTAAAACGCGCTACAACGCTTATAAAAACTCCATTCTAAAGTTAAGTCCTGACGATCCTTATCGTTTGACCATGCAAGCCTCTGCCCAGGCCGATCTTGCGAATGTCTATCGTGAGAAGCTGCAAGGCGCGGTAGAGGACGCCACCAAGGCGCTCGATGTTTCTCCCGGCAACAAGAGCGCGCGCAGCTTTCTGGCGGAAGGTTACATGGAGTTATGGCGGCTGGCGCTGGCGCAGAACAATGACGAACTGATGAGTGTGTACGGCGGCGAGGTGCTGCGTTATGCGCCGAATCCGGAGGACTACAGCAAAGAACTGGATGGGCTGGGCGATCTGGAACTGACCGTCTCACCGGAAGACGCAGAAGTCTACCTTTTCCGTTTTGAAACCTTGCGCTCTACCGATCAACAGGGCAACGCCTTGCCGCCGCGCCTGATTCCGGTCCCCTTCAATTTGCAAACGCTCACATCAGACGCAGCTTTTCTTCTAGCCGAACAGAACCGGGCCAAAAGCGGGGAAGCGGTCATCAAGGGTACGCATTCCATCTTCCGGCTTGATCCTTCGACTGGTTCGCGCCTGGGTTCGGGAAAAATTTCAGTCCCCGGACTTCCTCCCGGCAGCTACATGTTGCTGGCAACCGCGCTGAATTACGGTGAGACGCGGGTGCCTTTCAAGATGCCACGCCTGGGAACGGTGAACCGCCACATTGATATGCCATTGAGCAGGGAAATCTTGCCCGGGTTCTTTTTCGTGGCCGGCGGAGACGTTTGGGTAGGCGGCGACAGCGCCAACGCTCTGCCCCGGCAGAAAAAGACCATAGCACCCTTTCTCATGTATCACGATGAAATCAGCATGGGCGACTACGCCCAGTTCCTGAAGAGCATTGGCGGAGCTGCCAAAAGCCATCTGCCGCGCGATTTCGGCAAGCCTCTCGCGGTGCTGACCTCCAGCGGGCTGGCTCCGGCCAACGGCAGCGATGCAACCCAGTTCGCTAAATCCCCGGTGCGAGGCATCTCTTACAACGACGTTATGGCTTACATCGAATGGCGCTCCAAACGCGATGCGGTCACCTACCGCCTGCCCACAGAAATTGAATGGGAGGGAACCTGCCGTGGCCCCGACGGCCGTAAATACTCCTGGGGCAATCAGCCCGGGAGGGGATTGGCGATTGTTACTCAAGGTTACGGCGACTCCGGCGCAAACATGAGTTGGAAGTGGGAAGACTACAAGGATGAATCACCCTATGGCGTCCACAACCTGGCGGGCGGAGTGGCCGAATGGACCAGCTCTCTTTACGACGAAAAAGCCAAGTCCACAGATCCGGTTTATGGACAGAGAGCAATTCGTGGCAACGCCTGGTCACTGCCTCCAACCGGGTTGGAGTGTGCTTTCCGTACCTCCGGGCAGCCTGATTATTTCCATCCTACGATCGGCTTCCGTTTAGCCGCCGATTGGCCGGTCAAGCGTACGGGAGCGCCCCAGGCGCCTCCGGACGAGACAGAAAGTCACGACCACGAGACTGCGACGGCGACTCCTAAGCCTTCACCCACGCCAACCCCGCGCAGCAAGATAGATGAGGCGCTGCATAAATTGGGGCTCGACAAATAA